A part of Sulfurimonas sp. HSL-1716 genomic DNA contains:
- a CDS encoding c-type cytochrome, protein MKYILPLIISLFFTACNNSDKTANEKMSVNSTSIEQAVTQVEEEKPDTKPAQENAKAEMNGETIFSKCKGCHGNSAEKKALGSSQIIKGWDVSKIEEALHGYKNGTYGAKMKNIMSAQAKGLSDEEIKKVAVYIHSL, encoded by the coding sequence ATGAAATATATATTACCCTTGATCATATCACTGTTTTTTACGGCTTGCAACAATTCAGATAAAACCGCTAACGAAAAGATGAGTGTAAACTCTACTTCCATAGAACAGGCCGTTACACAGGTCGAAGAGGAAAAACCCGATACGAAACCTGCTCAGGAAAATGCAAAAGCAGAGATGAACGGCGAAACGATTTTCAGCAAGTGCAAAGGCTGCCATGGAAACAGCGCCGAAAAGAAAGCTCTCGGCTCATCACAGATCATCAAAGGCTGGGATGTCTCAAAAATCGAAGAAGCTCTGCACGGATACAAAAACGGTACATACGGTGCGAAGATGAAAAATATCATGTCGGCACAGGCCAAAGGGTTATCTGATGAAGAGATCAAAAAAGTCGCTGTCTACATCCATTCATTATGA
- a CDS encoding homoserine O-acetyltransferase: MSLNLQTHTEHFTNPLYLESGRILEPYDITYETYGTLNEDKSNVVVICHALTGSHHAAGIYEGENKAGWWDGFIGPGKAVDTNKYFVICTNVIGSCFGSTGPMSNMYPHQEPYRYKFPVVSIKDMIKAQRILFDRLDIHSVEAIIGGSMGGMQALQFAINFPNFAKKVISMAATYATQPWAIAFNKVAGEAILKDPNFKNGYYDPQEIKENGLSGMAIGRMAGHISFLSHHSMAEKFGREYKRNDGLFELFGKFQVESYLEYNGNNFTKWFDPLAYLYITKAINIYDLARGYDSLEDALKNICSELHLIGFKSDMLFLSDEMKHIGDTLKSIGNSNHRYFEVDSDYGHDAFLVELNRFDYYVKEVLDGKE, translated from the coding sequence TTGTCGTTGAACCTGCAAACACATACCGAGCATTTTACCAATCCGCTTTACCTTGAAAGCGGGCGTATATTAGAGCCTTACGACATAACGTATGAGACATACGGGACTCTAAACGAAGATAAAAGCAATGTGGTCGTTATCTGTCATGCACTCACCGGTTCACACCATGCGGCCGGTATTTACGAAGGTGAGAACAAAGCGGGCTGGTGGGACGGTTTTATCGGTCCTGGCAAAGCGGTAGACACGAACAAATACTTTGTCATCTGCACGAACGTGATAGGCAGCTGTTTTGGTTCTACCGGTCCGATGTCAAATATGTACCCCCATCAAGAGCCGTACCGTTACAAATTTCCTGTTGTTTCCATAAAGGATATGATCAAAGCCCAGCGCATACTTTTCGATAGGCTTGATATCCACTCCGTAGAAGCTATCATAGGCGGTTCTATGGGCGGTATGCAGGCGCTGCAGTTTGCCATCAATTTTCCAAACTTCGCAAAAAAAGTGATCTCGATGGCGGCGACGTACGCGACTCAGCCATGGGCGATAGCTTTTAACAAAGTAGCGGGAGAAGCGATACTCAAAGACCCGAACTTCAAAAACGGGTATTACGATCCGCAAGAGATAAAAGAAAATGGACTCAGCGGTATGGCTATCGGCAGGATGGCGGGACATATCAGTTTCTTGTCGCATCACTCCATGGCCGAGAAGTTTGGCCGTGAATACAAGAGAAACGACGGCCTTTTTGAGCTTTTCGGGAAGTTTCAGGTCGAATCGTATCTGGAGTATAACGGGAATAATTTTACAAAATGGTTCGATCCGCTTGCATATCTTTATATAACAAAAGCGATAAATATCTACGATCTGGCACGCGGATACGATTCATTGGAAGATGCACTTAAGAACATCTGTTCTGAGCTTCATCTTATAGGCTTTAAAAGCGATATGCTGTTCTTGAGCGACGAGATGAAGCATATTGGCGATACTTTAAAAAGTATTGGAAACAGCAATCACCGTTATTTCGAAGTCGACAGCGATTACGGTCATGATGCTTTTCTTGTCGAGTTGAACAGATTTGATTACTACGTAAAAGAGGTGCTAGATGGCAAAGAATGA
- a CDS encoding endonuclease MutS2, which translates to MSINSNNHFDKLTAQLDLLTHIASLQSFFSREQSLYIEGDQERHFGFIKELEKLVFKAPAKIASFKPFIMHLKKQGVLRFEQIFEVVKLIRYIRYFKNLEPRGIIGEWIDKVVIPENFIEIEKYFDESGNFNEHLDETLYGLNQRVKAHKSEISSILKRLLHGSKLGSYLIDTQVHYLNDEECLLLRGGFNHVIKGSVVGRSTAGYFYVSPDAIIKEKQAIRYIDQEREALFYEYAKQFSSKLFESVLFLGFIDKEFDRFDHYQARIQFARSKDLVILHAQKNSDIVIADFKHPALEHAKSVSVDFTKNVLMITGVNAGGKTMFLKSILSSALMAKYLIPMSINENRSKIGTFKHIEAIIDDPQNVKNDISTFAGRMKEFAHLFTHRETLVGVDEIELGTDSDEAAALFNVILDELVKKGQKIVITTHHKRLASLMADREDVELLAALYDEERRLPTYEFLHGVIGKSYAFETASRYGIASNIVTKAREVYGLNHEKLSELIERGSTLERELKNKHRQVDEKLDELQKKELRLKELEESLYNELKSQKQKLKAQFDEAIDAAKKAANATDTAAIHRAMNKAAKALPKEEIKPPKKQSYNFSAGDVIKYRGKRGTVVSIKAKEAMIEVEGMRLRVKTYDLKPSGNETVKKVKSDLQLNVQRKSGLKCDLHGMRSDEALEVLDKFISDALIQGWDEVIVYHGIGTGKLSYAVKNYLKEHPKVKKFEDAPQHMGGYGAKLVYL; encoded by the coding sequence ATGTCGATAAACAGCAACAACCATTTTGACAAACTGACTGCTCAATTAGATCTTTTGACTCATATAGCATCACTGCAGAGCTTTTTTTCAAGAGAACAGTCTTTATATATAGAGGGTGACCAAGAGAGGCATTTCGGTTTTATAAAAGAGCTTGAAAAACTTGTCTTTAAAGCTCCTGCGAAGATAGCGAGTTTTAAGCCGTTCATCATGCATCTTAAAAAGCAGGGAGTCTTGCGCTTTGAGCAGATATTTGAGGTCGTCAAGCTTATCCGCTATATCAGGTATTTTAAAAATCTGGAGCCACGCGGGATCATAGGCGAGTGGATAGACAAAGTCGTCATTCCCGAGAACTTTATAGAGATAGAAAAGTATTTTGACGAGAGCGGAAACTTCAACGAACATCTCGACGAGACGCTTTACGGACTCAATCAAAGGGTAAAGGCGCATAAAAGCGAGATAAGTTCCATACTCAAAAGGCTGCTTCACGGTTCAAAGCTGGGCTCCTATCTCATTGACACGCAGGTGCATTACCTGAATGACGAAGAGTGTCTGCTCCTTCGCGGCGGATTTAATCATGTTATTAAAGGCAGCGTCGTAGGGCGCAGTACGGCAGGGTATTTTTATGTCTCCCCCGATGCCATCATCAAAGAGAAACAGGCGATACGCTATATCGATCAGGAGCGAGAGGCGCTCTTTTACGAGTATGCTAAACAGTTCTCATCCAAACTTTTCGAATCGGTGCTTTTTCTAGGTTTTATAGATAAAGAGTTCGACAGATTCGATCACTATCAGGCGCGTATACAGTTTGCCAGAAGCAAAGACCTCGTCATCTTGCATGCACAGAAAAACTCCGATATCGTGATAGCCGACTTCAAACATCCCGCACTCGAACATGCAAAAAGCGTGAGTGTGGATTTTACGAAGAACGTGTTGATGATAACGGGGGTCAATGCCGGAGGAAAGACGATGTTTTTAAAATCCATCCTCAGCAGTGCGCTTATGGCAAAGTATCTCATACCGATGAGCATCAACGAGAACCGCTCCAAGATCGGAACGTTCAAACACATAGAAGCCATCATTGACGATCCGCAGAACGTAAAGAACGACATCTCCACTTTTGCGGGGCGTATGAAAGAGTTCGCACACCTCTTTACGCATCGCGAGACACTTGTGGGGGTCGATGAGATAGAACTCGGGACCGACAGCGACGAGGCTGCGGCGCTCTTTAACGTCATACTTGACGAGCTTGTGAAAAAAGGACAGAAGATAGTCATCACGACTCACCATAAACGTCTTGCCTCGCTTATGGCGGATCGTGAGGACGTAGAGCTTTTAGCCGCGCTTTACGATGAAGAGAGACGTCTGCCGACTTATGAGTTCTTGCATGGTGTCATCGGCAAAAGCTATGCTTTTGAAACGGCGAGCAGATACGGCATAGCATCGAATATCGTCACAAAAGCAAGAGAAGTCTACGGGCTCAACCATGAAAAGCTAAGCGAACTGATAGAACGCGGTTCGACGCTTGAACGCGAGCTGAAAAACAAGCACAGACAGGTAGACGAAAAACTCGACGAACTTCAGAAAAAAGAGCTGCGTCTCAAAGAGCTGGAAGAATCGCTGTACAATGAACTCAAATCCCAAAAACAAAAACTCAAAGCCCAGTTCGACGAAGCGATAGACGCAGCAAAAAAAGCGGCGAACGCGACCGATACAGCAGCGATACACAGAGCCATGAACAAAGCGGCAAAAGCCCTGCCAAAAGAGGAGATAAAACCGCCTAAAAAACAGAGTTACAACTTTAGTGCGGGAGATGTTATAAAATACAGAGGCAAAAGAGGCACCGTCGTCTCCATCAAAGCCAAAGAGGCGATGATAGAGGTCGAGGGGATGCGTCTTCGCGTCAAGACCTATGATCTCAAACCTTCCGGAAACGAGACGGTCAAAAAGGTCAAAAGCGACCTGCAGTTAAACGTTCAGAGAAAAAGCGGTCTGAAATGCGATCTTCACGGGATGCGCAGCGACGAAGCCTTGGAAGTTCTGGACAAGTTTATCTCCGACGCGCTGATACAGGGCTGGGATGAAGTGATAGTCTACCATGGCATAGGTACGGGCAAACTCTCCTATGCAGTCAAAAACTATTTAAAAGAGCATCCTAAAGTCAAAAAATTTGAAGATGCACCGCAGCATATGGGCGGATACGGTGCAAAATTAGTCTATCTCTAG
- the ligA gene encoding NAD-dependent DNA ligase LigA: protein MNYEEYKKAVEELNRYAYHYYVEDNPITTDEVYDKLYHEVLAYEEKNPYQVLDNSPTQRVGDVVSEGFHKALHKSRMWSLEDVFDEEDLKKWLARIFKLDDRASFYCEPKYDGASLNLYYEGGRLIQAITRGDGVTGEDITQNARTIKTIPLKIDYEEPIEIRGEVVIFKSEFQAINEERAKNGENIFANPRNAAAGSLRQLDSSITANRNLVFLPYGIGQNTLDIPLLSKRMEFIYSLGFKTPPYRAVCKWLLDIEKVYAKMKDERDDYDMMLDGMVVKVDQIESQESMGYTVKYPRWAVAYKFPAVEKITTVKDIILQVGRSGVVTPVAVVAPTNIDGVVVERATLHNFDEIQRKDIRINDKVIILRSGDVIPKIIKVLEHERTGSEIEVLRPKECPVCGSELLDEGALIKCQNLTCKARVVNSIIYFASKQCLNIDGLGEKIVKALFDSGLVKSVEDIFSLTLEKLLALEGFKEKKSQNLLDAVENVKGCDCWRFINALGMEHIGEVASKSLCSEFGLGFMKAEKNDLLTIEGIGEEMAESVLEFVRVNEEHILRLTEILNPKIPEPKIEAKDNPFKAKTIVLTGSLSHPRGEIKEMLESLGAKVSGSVSKKTDMVIYGDDAGSKYDKALELGVRTVTEDEMKEMLDD, encoded by the coding sequence TTGAATTACGAAGAGTACAAAAAAGCGGTGGAAGAGCTTAACAGATACGCATACCATTATTACGTCGAAGACAATCCGATCACTACCGACGAGGTGTACGACAAGCTTTACCATGAAGTGCTGGCATACGAAGAAAAAAATCCCTATCAGGTACTTGATAATTCGCCTACGCAAAGGGTCGGAGATGTCGTTTCAGAAGGGTTTCATAAAGCTTTGCATAAAAGCAGAATGTGGAGTCTTGAAGACGTTTTCGATGAAGAGGATCTGAAAAAATGGCTTGCACGCATCTTCAAGCTTGACGACAGAGCAAGTTTTTACTGCGAACCCAAATACGACGGTGCGAGCCTGAACCTTTACTATGAGGGAGGCAGGCTGATTCAGGCAATTACGCGCGGAGACGGAGTGACTGGTGAAGATATCACGCAAAATGCAAGAACCATAAAAACCATTCCTTTGAAGATTGACTATGAAGAGCCTATAGAGATACGCGGGGAGGTCGTCATATTCAAATCGGAGTTCCAAGCGATAAACGAAGAACGCGCAAAAAACGGTGAGAATATCTTTGCAAATCCGAGAAATGCCGCGGCGGGAAGTCTTCGTCAGCTTGACTCGAGCATAACGGCAAACAGAAATCTTGTGTTCTTGCCTTACGGAATAGGACAAAATACGCTGGACATACCGCTGTTAAGCAAAAGGATGGAGTTCATCTACTCTCTCGGATTCAAGACTCCCCCTTACCGTGCGGTCTGTAAATGGCTTTTGGATATCGAAAAAGTGTATGCAAAGATGAAAGATGAGCGTGACGATTATGATATGATGCTTGACGGCATGGTCGTCAAAGTCGATCAGATCGAGTCGCAGGAGAGCATGGGATACACCGTAAAATATCCGCGCTGGGCGGTCGCATACAAGTTTCCCGCAGTCGAGAAGATAACGACCGTCAAAGATATCATTCTTCAAGTGGGACGCAGCGGGGTCGTTACTCCCGTTGCAGTCGTTGCACCGACAAACATAGACGGAGTGGTGGTCGAGCGTGCAACGCTGCATAATTTTGATGAGATACAGAGAAAAGATATCCGTATCAACGATAAAGTGATCATCCTAAGAAGCGGCGACGTCATTCCAAAGATCATAAAAGTCTTAGAACATGAGCGAACGGGCAGTGAAATAGAAGTGCTTCGCCCAAAAGAGTGTCCCGTATGCGGCAGCGAACTTCTCGACGAGGGTGCTCTTATCAAATGCCAAAACCTTACCTGCAAGGCGAGAGTGGTAAACTCCATCATCTATTTTGCTTCAAAACAGTGTCTTAATATCGACGGACTGGGAGAGAAGATAGTCAAAGCACTTTTTGATTCCGGACTCGTAAAAAGCGTCGAAGATATCTTTTCTCTAACATTGGAGAAACTTTTGGCTCTTGAAGGGTTTAAGGAGAAAAAATCCCAGAACCTGCTCGATGCCGTAGAGAACGTAAAAGGGTGCGATTGCTGGAGATTTATCAATGCGCTTGGTATGGAACATATCGGAGAGGTTGCATCCAAGAGTCTGTGCAGCGAGTTCGGGCTCGGTTTTATGAAAGCTGAAAAAAACGATCTGCTTACCATCGAGGGTATAGGCGAAGAGATGGCCGAATCGGTACTGGAGTTTGTCAGGGTAAACGAAGAGCATATTTTACGGCTTACAGAGATATTGAACCCGAAAATACCGGAGCCGAAAATTGAAGCCAAAGACAACCCTTTTAAAGCAAAGACCATAGTGCTCACAGGTTCTTTAAGCCACCCTCGCGGCGAGATAAAAGAGATGCTCGAATCTTTGGGCGCAAAGGTGTCGGGTTCAGTTTCAAAAAAAACAGATATGGTAATATACGGAGACGATGCAGGCAGTAAATACGACAAAGCTTTGGAACTTGGCGTAAGGACTGTAACCGAAGATGAGATGAAGGAGATGCTCGATGACTAA
- a CDS encoding ThiF family adenylyltransferase, whose protein sequence is MMHYFHRQVQLWGEETQRSLQDKKIAVIGCGGLGSSLAFALGSSGIGEIHLVDFDEVSTHNIHRQIAFKVGDEGKNKAAVNAKIIQERSPYVKVVAHECDFNGFKEKKIKVDLIIDATDNLPVRGEINLYAKSVNTPWIYGSVEAFNGQVCFFDKASFNDVFKITQKTPAGIAAPIVMHIASLQANLALRFLAGLSVKKDFLYYLFFNQEGEFVTQKFSLPTA, encoded by the coding sequence ATGATGCACTATTTTCATCGTCAAGTCCAGCTGTGGGGAGAAGAGACCCAGCGCTCGCTGCAAGATAAAAAGATAGCCGTCATAGGCTGCGGCGGGCTTGGATCGTCCCTTGCTTTTGCTTTGGGTTCCAGCGGAATCGGCGAGATACATCTGGTTGATTTCGATGAAGTGAGCACCCATAACATCCACCGTCAAATAGCTTTTAAAGTGGGAGACGAAGGTAAGAACAAAGCCGCAGTGAACGCAAAGATCATTCAAGAGAGATCTCCTTATGTAAAAGTGGTTGCCCATGAGTGTGATTTTAACGGATTTAAAGAGAAGAAGATAAAAGTCGACCTTATTATCGATGCGACGGACAACCTTCCAGTGCGCGGCGAGATAAACCTTTACGCAAAAAGTGTGAATACTCCCTGGATCTATGGAAGCGTGGAAGCTTTTAACGGGCAGGTATGTTTTTTTGACAAAGCCTCTTTTAACGATGTGTTCAAGATAACGCAAAAGACGCCTGCGGGCATAGCCGCTCCCATAGTGATGCATATAGCCTCTCTTCAGGCAAATCTGGCTTTGCGTTTTTTAGCGGGTTTGAGCGTGAAGAAAGATTTTTTATATTATCTTTTTTTCAATCAAGAGGGAGAATTCGTCACTCAAAAGTTTTCACTTCCGACAGCCTAA
- a CDS encoding succinyldiaminopimelate transaminase, translating into MDFEPYPFEKLNTLLKDITPSKNYEALTLTIGEPQFETPAFIQKTLCENSSQLKKYPKTSGEDYLVKSMTGFVQKRFGVSLQESEIIPTFGTREVLFNFPQFLLFGKEKPVMAYTNPFYQIYEGAAIASQAEVIHINLEEKNAFKPVIDEQSLKKCDLVILNFPNNPTASVLTLDELAEWVKLAQKYDFVLLNDECYSEIYTNKSVPSLLEASIYAKNESFKNVLVINSISKRSSAPGLRSGFIAGDQEILKEYMKYRTYVGCASPLPLQSAAAAAWSDEAHVAVSRDIYKRNFELAQEILGCEISDATFYVWLKVDDALDFTCRLYEEYNVKVLPGEFLGRSDKNGINPGEGYIRIALVESEDRTKEALKRIKECLS; encoded by the coding sequence ATAGACTTTGAACCGTATCCGTTTGAAAAATTAAATACATTATTAAAAGATATAACTCCATCGAAAAATTATGAAGCCCTTACACTGACCATAGGAGAGCCCCAGTTCGAAACGCCTGCGTTCATACAAAAAACGCTTTGCGAAAACTCCTCTCAGCTAAAAAAATATCCAAAAACAAGCGGTGAGGACTATCTTGTAAAGAGTATGACCGGTTTCGTGCAAAAAAGGTTCGGTGTTTCTCTGCAAGAGAGCGAGATAATACCTACTTTCGGCACAAGAGAGGTGTTGTTTAACTTCCCTCAATTCCTGCTGTTCGGCAAAGAAAAGCCCGTAATGGCGTATACGAATCCATTCTATCAGATATACGAAGGTGCGGCTATCGCTTCTCAAGCCGAAGTGATCCACATCAACCTTGAAGAAAAAAACGCGTTCAAACCCGTTATAGACGAACAGAGCCTGAAAAAATGCGATCTCGTGATCTTGAACTTTCCAAATAATCCCACGGCATCCGTACTTACTCTCGATGAACTTGCAGAGTGGGTCAAGCTGGCACAAAAATATGACTTTGTCCTGCTAAACGACGAGTGTTACAGCGAGATATATACGAACAAGTCCGTACCTTCGCTCTTAGAAGCTTCCATTTATGCAAAAAACGAGAGTTTTAAAAACGTGCTGGTGATAAACTCGATCTCAAAACGCTCATCCGCACCGGGGCTGCGCAGCGGGTTTATCGCCGGTGATCAAGAGATATTAAAAGAGTACATGAAATACAGAACGTATGTAGGCTGTGCATCTCCGCTGCCTCTTCAAAGTGCGGCTGCTGCGGCTTGGAGCGATGAAGCGCACGTGGCGGTATCAAGAGATATATATAAAAGAAACTTCGAACTCGCACAGGAGATACTTGGATGCGAGATCTCGGATGCGACCTTTTATGTCTGGCTGAAGGTCGATGATGCTTTAGACTTTACATGCAGGCTTTATGAGGAGTATAATGTAAAAGTACTTCCCGGAGAGTTTTTGGGGCGCAGTGATAAAAACGGCATCAATCCTGGAGAAGGGTATATCCGCATAGCGCTTGTCGAAAGTGAAGATCGGACGAAAGAAGCATTAAAACGCATAAAGGAGTGTTTATCATGA
- the murC gene encoding UDP-N-acetylmuramate--L-alanine ligase has product MKIHFIGIGGIGISGLAQYMHYKGHTVSGSDIKDTIITKKLRTLGIDVNIPHSGDAITNQDLVVHSAIIRPDNPEIEAAVEKGIRVLARREALLEILDDRKVYSVAAAHGKSTTTAILTAIMKGSAIIGAEAKEFGSNVRYDKETDVMLFEADESDGSFINSNPYCAIVINTEPEHMEYYDYNYELFYESYRRFITSAKHRVINAEDPFLATLTDIEAVRLYPSMDIKNIEYVLINDEPHTRFELKDMGYFDVWGFGEHIALDASLAILAASEEMDIEDIRKNILNFKGIKKRFDIINIQQNSIMIDDYGHHPTEIRATLQSVKEYARLKGFDKITAIWQPHKYSRTIDNLDEFIKCFDGAQELIILPVWAAGETAREIDFADKFSRYNLTMADNIKRENDKIDLIKDEHIFKTLDNGLIIGFGAGDITYQLRGII; this is encoded by the coding sequence ATGAAGATCCATTTTATCGGAATCGGCGGAATCGGAATATCGGGACTGGCGCAGTATATGCACTATAAAGGACATACTGTCAGCGGTTCGGATATCAAAGATACCATCATCACTAAAAAATTAAGAACACTCGGCATAGATGTAAATATTCCGCATTCGGGCGATGCCATTACGAACCAGGATCTAGTCGTCCATTCTGCAATCATCCGTCCCGATAATCCGGAGATCGAAGCGGCCGTGGAAAAAGGGATACGCGTCCTTGCCCGCCGTGAAGCACTTTTAGAGATACTTGACGACAGAAAGGTATATTCGGTCGCGGCTGCTCACGGAAAAAGTACGACGACCGCGATCCTTACCGCCATAATGAAAGGTTCGGCGATCATCGGAGCCGAGGCAAAAGAGTTCGGCTCGAACGTGAGATACGACAAAGAAACAGATGTGATGCTCTTTGAAGCGGACGAAAGCGACGGCAGTTTTATCAATTCGAACCCTTACTGTGCGATCGTTATCAACACAGAACCGGAACATATGGAGTATTACGACTATAATTACGAGCTTTTTTATGAGTCGTACCGCAGGTTCATCACCTCTGCAAAACACAGAGTCATAAATGCCGAAGACCCGTTTTTGGCGACATTGACAGATATCGAAGCGGTACGTCTGTATCCGAGCATGGATATAAAAAATATCGAGTATGTTCTTATCAACGACGAGCCTCACACGAGATTCGAGCTCAAAGATATGGGATATTTCGACGTCTGGGGATTTGGAGAACATATTGCTCTTGATGCGTCGCTGGCTATCCTGGCGGCGTCAGAGGAGATGGATATAGAAGATATCCGTAAAAACATACTGAATTTCAAGGGTATCAAAAAGCGCTTTGACATCATAAATATTCAGCAAAACAGCATTATGATCGACGATTACGGACATCATCCCACAGAGATCCGTGCAACGCTGCAGTCTGTAAAAGAGTATGCGAGACTTAAAGGTTTCGACAAGATAACCGCTATCTGGCAGCCGCATAAATACTCAAGAACCATCGATAACCTCGATGAGTTCATCAAATGTTTCGACGGTGCGCAGGAACTTATCATTCTTCCTGTCTGGGCAGCAGGCGAAACCGCAAGAGAGATAGATTTTGCAGACAAGTTCAGCCGTTACAACCTCACCATGGCCGACAATATAAAAAGAGAAAACGACAAGATCGACCTTATAAAAGATGAGCATATCTTCAAAACACTCGATAACGGACTTATAATCGGTTTTGGCGCGGGAGATATCACATACCAGTTAAGAGGAATAATTTAA
- a CDS encoding carbon-nitrogen hydrolase family protein, giving the protein MTAAVLQLPSIGMSSTKLYHYIRIANKKGVKVLVMGEYLLNSFFKELQSMSTAMIQEQSQHQIKILKELSATYSMTIIAPLVIVKKKQPYKCIVKFSPTSASYYYQQILINYPHWNEAKFFANETTFLKSPMVFSVDGFRFAVMSGFEMHADKLWHFASQKNVDAVIVPSVSTFESSQRWKELARMRAFTHNCYVLRANRIGEYKDKDHTWRFYGDSFLIDPNGDVINELGNSEELMIVEMSHAEAVEARRAWGFRDINTKY; this is encoded by the coding sequence ATGACGGCCGCCGTTTTACAGCTTCCCTCCATCGGAATGAGCTCGACAAAACTTTACCACTACATCCGCATAGCGAATAAAAAGGGTGTTAAAGTGCTTGTCATGGGAGAGTATCTCCTAAACTCTTTTTTCAAAGAGCTGCAGAGTATGTCTACTGCGATGATACAAGAGCAGTCACAGCATCAGATAAAGATACTTAAAGAGCTTTCCGCTACATACTCCATGACCATCATAGCCCCGCTTGTAATCGTAAAGAAGAAACAGCCCTATAAATGTATAGTCAAGTTTTCGCCGACATCCGCGTCATACTATTACCAGCAGATCCTTATCAACTATCCTCACTGGAACGAAGCGAAGTTTTTTGCCAATGAAACCACTTTCTTAAAATCGCCGATGGTCTTTAGCGTCGATGGTTTTAGATTCGCGGTCATGAGCGGCTTTGAGATGCATGCGGACAAACTCTGGCATTTTGCTTCACAAAAGAACGTCGATGCGGTAATCGTTCCGAGCGTTTCGACGTTTGAATCTTCCCAAAGATGGAAAGAACTCGCCCGTATGCGTGCATTTACCCATAACTGCTACGTGCTCCGTGCAAACAGGATAGGCGAGTATAAAGACAAAGATCATACATGGAGATTTTACGGGGATTCGTTTTTAATCGATCCTAACGGAGACGTTATCAACGAACTCGGCAACAGCGAAGAGCTGATGATAGTGGAGATGAGTCATGCAGAAGCGGTGGAAGCCAGACGTGCATGGGGATTTCGGGATATAAATACGAAGTATTGA
- the xseB gene encoding exodeoxyribonuclease VII small subunit — translation MAKNDFETKLQNSKKILETLMDPEVTLENSIKAYEEGMKELQDAQKMLEDAQLKIQEIKSSK, via the coding sequence ATGGCAAAGAATGATTTTGAGACAAAGCTTCAAAACTCAAAAAAGATACTTGAGACTCTGATGGATCCTGAAGTAACGCTGGAGAACAGCATAAAAGCTTACGAAGAGGGGATGAAAGAGCTTCAAGATGCCCAAAAGATGCTCGAAGACGCCCAGTTGAAAATCCAAGAGATAAAAAGCTCAAAATGA
- a CDS encoding porin family protein — MTKFFIRSLLSICLLFTVLNAEQNERNGGPYIGFGYGEASYNDDGYFSDVKDSRSASYNLYAGAYINRFLSVELGYMKSGDFSAVDLSSIQTSVNYSSITVNALVHYPVLDDSLDFYAKFGAGQSYVSLSNSDGAALVYGAGMSYRFNGTYALRIAYDMYKFAYDSDTRGRFNMNMQYVYAGIEVQF, encoded by the coding sequence ATGACTAAGTTTTTTATTAGATCGCTCTTATCGATCTGTTTGCTGTTTACGGTGCTCAATGCAGAGCAAAACGAAAGAAACGGCGGTCCGTACATAGGTTTTGGATACGGAGAGGCTTCATACAATGACGACGGTTATTTTTCTGATGTAAAAGATTCCCGCAGCGCTTCATATAATCTTTATGCGGGTGCGTATATAAACAGATTCTTATCGGTCGAGCTCGGATATATGAAAAGCGGGGATTTCAGTGCGGTGGATCTAAGTTCGATACAAACAAGTGTCAACTATTCATCTATCACGGTTAATGCACTGGTGCACTATCCGGTACTGGACGACAGTTTGGATTTTTATGCAAAATTCGGTGCGGGACAGTCATATGTCAGCCTCTCCAACAGCGACGGTGCAGCTCTTGTATACGGTGCGGGAATGAGCTATAGATTTAACGGAACATATGCTTTGCGGATAGCTTACGATATGTACAAGTTTGCTTATGACAGCGATACGAGAGGCAGATTCAACATGAACATGCAGTACGTGTATGCGGGAATCGAGGTACAATTTTGA